The genome window GCAAGCTTTAGAAGAGCGGATTATGGCCCTGTAATGACCCGTCTTGCAGCATCATGCATTGAAGAGGAAGTTACAAAAGATGAAGTTCTGAAACTAATGAGACATTATGAAGAACAAGGAGTCATTCCTGAAGAGCAGAATGTTGATAAAATCATTGAAAGGGCTTGGTATGTTGCTGAAGAAGTGGATAAGGGAGTTTCTGCAAAGGAAGCAAATGAAAAGTTCAGAACAAGAAAGGATTTGAAAGTAAATCCTTTAATGACTCTTGAATCCGGCTTGAACCTCACTAAATTTGAAGCAAAAAAAGTTCACGAAGGACTTGAGGCAAAGATTTTTGTCGATAAGGATAATCAAATATCCTGTGAGATAAAGGAAAAGAAGATTAAGATAAAAACAAATTTAAAGCTCCCTTCAAAGGAAGTAACCTATTTAAGATACATTTTAGACTCCAGATACATTCCTGTAAGTGGAGAATTAATTAAAAATAAAAGAAATGATTGGAGAGTAAAAATTACTATCCATGATTATTAAAAAAATAATGAATTAAAAAATAATTAAATTATTAATGATTAAATTATTAATGATTAAATTATATGACTAAATTATGAAAAATGATTGAAACAACAATCATTTTATTTTCTATTTTTCAGTTTTTCAAATTTTTCACGTGTAGCTAAAGCCATGATTTTAGACTTTCTCTTTTTGTCAACATCATCTAAAAATTCCAAGACTTCATTCAATTCCTCATATTTACGCTTAGCTTTTTTATTTGATGATGAAATGCGTGATTTTGAAGAAGTTTCAAAATCCCTATTTTCAGTCAAGGACAATATTTCCCATAAGTCTTCGCTAAGACCTAGTTTTTCTGCAGTTTCAAAAGTTTCTACAAGAAGTGCTGAAACGCCTTTTGTATAGGAACTTCTAAGGATCTTCAATTTGGAAACATCCCCAATTTCATCACTGACAACATTTATATTGACATTTATATCACTATGAGACTCATTATTGTTAATGAAATCTCTCATGCTTTTGACGAAACTTTCAGCTTTTCTTCCTGAGAAATAAAGATTCAATTCCTCTGAACTAACTCTTCCCATAATAGCCGAATCAATGAAATGCTCATCGGTTAAATAATTTTCAATTTGCTTTGCTGTATTTGGAGATATGTTGTTAAAGTCCAGGAAAATTCCATCTGTCAATGAGCCATACTTCAATGCAATAGCCAATGCACTTTGAGGGCTGTTTGCTGAAATTAAAATATCAGATTGGCGAGCAACCTCTTCAAAACTATCTAAAACAGCCAAATTAAATGATTTAACTAATTCCTTTGTCTTTTTTGATCTACCTTCAGTAGAAGTTAAAACCTCAAAACCATAGGATAAGAGTATTTTTGATAAAGTGTATGAAACTTCACCGAATCCTATAAATCCAAATTTCATAATTAACCCCCAATTTTATTATTTTCCAAATCGTCTAACAATTTAATATACTAATAATTATAATGTAGTCAAGATATGGGAACCTTCGGCAAGCCCCAATTCCTTAGAGATTGAAGAACATTTTGTACAAAGCAATACAAATATATCCTGTCCTTCCAGGTTCATTTCTGTCAATCCTTCAAAATTGCCCATTCCCTTAGAGATTACAAATGGGGAATCCAAAAGGATTTCCTTAAACTCATCTGAAATCATTGATTCCACAACGCCTACAGAATCAGAGCCTGTAGTGATTAAAGTTGCAACTTCATCGAGACCTGCTTCCAATGCCTCTTTCATGCAGGCATCGTTTAAGATAGGCTTTTCCTTGACTGCCACAGTAATGTCAACATCATATTCCTTTATTTTTTCAAGAAGGAACTTGTCAAAGACAATTTCTCCAGTGTTATCCACCAAATAGAGAACCTTATCATACTTTCTTAAAGCATCTTCAAACTCATTTATCTTGTTTATGACCAGTTCTTTCTTTAATCCTTCTGAAATCATAGATTCAAATTCTGTATCCAAGCCAAATGTGCCAAAATCAAGAATGTTCCCCACAATAGCTACCTTAACATAGGTTTCCAAACTATTGTCTTCCTTTAAGATTTCCCTAACTTTAGGCACTAATGACAATGCAATCTCATTTCCTTCCTTCTTTTGATTGTAATAAGGATCATAGCAACCAGTTTCCTTTTTAATGTATTGATGAATCCTTGTTCCAGTGGCATTTGAAGACAATTCCTTTGAGAAGTTTTCGCCTAGATAAGATAAGACATCTTGAATCAATTTGAATTTCAAATCCTCATCATCTGTAGATAAGTCAATAGCTTCCTTTGCTTGTCTTAAAAAACATGCCCCACATTCATAATAAACTTTAATATTATCACCTGAAATAAAAAATAAATAATTAATAATATTCTAATTATATATTTATAAATTAAAATTATTAAAATTATTGAAAAAATAGTAAAAATATGTATGGAAAAAAGAAAATAATAAAAAAATAGAAATAAATAAAAATTGCTGAAAATAGCTAAAAAGAAATATGAATAAAATATGCATTATCCGCCATAAATAATTTGGATAAACTCTATCTCATCACCATCTTCGATTGTTTCCTCTTCGATAACAATCTCACCATTCTTTTTGCTTACCATGGTTTCTGAAGATAAATCCAAATCATCCAATAAATCCTTAATAGTTAAATCGCCGTCAATTTCTCTCTCTTCCACTTTATCCTTGATTTTTAATGTAAAACTCATAAAGTCACCTTATTTATTTTTTTATCCCTTCACTTTTAATATGTAAATCATAATATTTAAATTATAACAATTGTTAAAAAATATGGAAAATTATAAAAAAATTAAAAAAAAATGAAATGGAAAGTTATTTTCCCAATTCCTCTAGAAAAGTGCAAGCCCTGCATAATCTATTTGAAGATGGCTCTCCACAGCGTTCGCATCTGTCAAATTCATAATCATGAGCCATTTCGCTTCTGATTGCTGGCCTTATCTTATCAAATCCTCTAAGTGTGGAATACTTTATTGTTGGATGTTCCTTAACCAATTCATTTAAGATATTGGAAATTTCCATCCTGAATGATTCCTGTGCATACGGACAGCCTGCAAGGTGAATATCCAAACCTTTTGCAAGTGCATAAAGACCAATTTCCTTTTCAGGAATTTCTCTAAGTGGCTTGATTTTTACAGTGAACAAATCACTGTTGGATTCTGTCTTAGGACCTATCTTTGCCAAGTTTTCAGTATTTCCTTCTAAATAATTCATTAGAATAGCTTGGGTTTCATCATCTAAATTATGACCTGTTGCAATCTTGGTTGCACCAAATTCCCTTGCAGCCCTATTGATAATCCATCTCCTGAATACACCGCAATAGGTACAGGATCCCCTATGGTTTTCCTTTTTCATTATCTCGTCCAAGTCAATGTCAAAGCATTCCTTAAATGAAACAACCTTATGTGGAATTCCAAGTCTCTCAGCATGTGCCTTAGCAATCTCCACTCCTTCCTCTCTGTAGCCTGCAATTCCTTCATCAATGGTTACAGCACATAATTCTATAATATGCCTTTTGACATATGAATTGAGAATTTCTAAAGTCACTACACTATCCTTCCCTCCAGACAATGCAACTAAAACCTTATCTCCCTTTTCGATAAAGTTTTCCTTCTTGATTGTTTGCTTGACCTTCTTTTCAATGCTTTCAATAAAACAATCCTTACATAAAGCCTGTCCGGAAGCTTTTCTCTTTATAATCACATTCGGATTTCCACATTTAGTACAAGATCCCATATTAAAGTCATCCTTTTATAAAATAATAAAATAATTTTTTCTTTTTTGATTTATATAATATTTAACTAACTAATCGGTTTTTAAATTACATATCAGCGACAAATTCAGCCAATTGGTTCAATGTGCTCACTTCGTAAACTTGAGCTCCCGCTCCCTTATACAATGAAACGCAACTGTCAACTACATCCCATTTCTTCTTATCTTCAGGGTTTAGGATAACCACCTTTTTAGCCATGCTTGACATTTGTGATATAAGCTCTACACTTGCAGGCACTCCATTTACCTTAGGACCTGCCCAATCCCTGCAATCAGACAATAGGATAATGTAAGACTTATTGCTTATATCTGCCTGCTTCATGAATGATTCGAATGCAGTGAACATATTGGAGGTTCCTCTAACCATCATATTACGCATACGAAGCAATCTTATTTCAGCAAATGCATTGACCATATACTTTTCTTTTAAAAATTCAGTTGTTTCTATTGTTTTATTGTCAAATTCAAACATTCTTGAATCCTTGAATGTCTTTTGACATGCAAACATTAACATGAAGAACCAACTGCTGATCCATTCACATGAACCGCTGACATCATTCAGGAACAAATGCTGCTTTCTATGAGGTTTCTTTTTTACATGAACAAGATCAATCGGCACACCACCATACTTCATGTTTTGCCTCATTGTCCTTCTCATGTCAATCTTATTTGAACGAGCCAACCTCTTTCTTCTTGATTGCTTGTTAGCGATTTTTCTTCCAAGCTCCACACATAACTCAAATACCCTTTCATCGTATTTGTTAAGCTTGGACAAATCACTATTGAGAATATCGTTATCCCTTGCAAGGTCCTTGTCCCTATCTTCAAGAATAGGTCTTCCTGCAAAGTATTCCATAGCCTGTTCTGCACCCATCTGGATTTGCTTTCCACCTTTTCCTTTCTGCATGGTGATTTTCCATTCATGCTGTGAAAGCTTTCCCTTCATGGTATTTGGCTTATAAGCTCTATTAATGTCATTATCTAATTTCTTTGGAACTTTCTTAGCGAAGAACCCATCAAATGACTCATTGAATTTAGGAATGTCATACTTGCTTTTGACATAAATGGACCTGAATGCATCCTTTAAAATGTCTACATTATCCTCTCCCAATATTGCATATGCATCTATTGCAGACTGAGTAGACCTGACGCTCACAGGCATTCCCTTTTTTCTCAAATCATTTGATAATCTTACGATTTTCTCTTCCATAATAAAACCTTAAATAACTTATAGAGTGCAGAAATTGAAATCTGATTGTTTATAAATAAATTTCTAAAGAGTTAGAGACTAAACTAATCGTTCATATACTCGTTTCTAAAGATTTCTTTAATTACTTTAGCTTTGTCCGGTTCTGTCTTGATAGCTACACCAACACTGTCCTCAAGTGCAGCATCAACATTCTTATAATCCTTATCCAAGTGCATTACAGAGCTTACCCAATCAATTGAAGCCCTTACAGATGGTTTCTTATTTAAGTTGAATGTTCTGATTCTATGAACCATATTAACAACCTTCTTAACCAATCCATCCTCTGCAGTTGGCACTCTAGCTTTAACAATAGCAATTTCACGTTCAACTGTAGGATATGAAATGTATAAGAAAAGACATCTGTCCTTTGTCTCTTCAAGCAAGTTCCTTTGTGCATTTGAAGTGAGCATAACCATCAAATCATTTTGAAGGTCAAAAGTGCCTAAATCATTTACAGTAATCTGCTTTTCACCTAATGCTTGAAGTAAGAAACTTTCCACTTCTTCATCTGCCTTATCGATTTCGTCAATGAGAAGAAGTGATGGCTTGTCATTCATAAATGAGGTTAAAAGTGGTCTTCTGATAAAGAAATCATCTTCAAATATTGATTCCTCACCTTTTTGGCTACCTTTGAATGCTTCCAAATGGAGCAATTGCTTTTGATAGTTCCATTCTCCTACAATCTGTTCAAAGGTAATTCCCTCATAACATTGAATCCTAAAGAATTCCCTTCCTAAACATTCAGAAACAGCTTTTGCAAGCTCGGTCTTACCTACACCAGGAGGACCTTCAATCAAGATAGGCTTGTTTAAAGATAAGGATAAGAATACTGAAGTGCTGATTTCATTATTGGAAATATAACCAGTACTTTCTAACTTTTTTCCTATTTCTTCTATGGTTAATTCTTCATCTGTCATTTAAAAACCTTTTTTAGTTAATTAAATTATAAATATAAAAATAATTTTTTATATTGAATTTTATATACTATAATACATAGTAAATAAATATTTGTTTAATATATATAAATAATTTATTGTTTTATATAATTAAAACTAATAAACTGATTACAATTAAATCATTTTAATAAAATTCATTCAGTGATAAAATGAAAATGAGAAAGATAGTTGCATGGTTCTTTGTTTTAATTCTCCTATTCGGAGGAGTTTGCATCTGTACAATGTACATATAAACTTAAAATAACAACTATATCAAAATATCAATTATTAAAAAATCAATTATTAAAATATCAAATATATATAACATATGTTATAAATAATATTATATTTATCTGATTTTAAAAAAGGAAAATAAAATATGAAAGCCAACCCTAAAATACTCTTATACATTTTAATGATTTCAACACTTGGAATAAACACTCCCCTAAGCATTGTTGGAATCATTTCACAAATAGCAGAGTATTTCAATACATCAATAACTATTTCAGGACTTTACGTAAGCTCTTTCACATTTACAATAGCTATCTGTGGATTGTTCATACCTGTCTTATTTTCAAAATATGAAAGAAAAAGAACGTTCATAAGCATTTTAAGCGTGTTTGCAATTTCAAATATCGTGATCATATTCACAAAAAGCATTTACATTGCATCTTTTTTTAGGATATTGTCTGCAGTATTCTACCCTGCATTCATTTCAATAGCTCTCACTGTATGTGAAGAGATAGCTCCAAAGGGAGAAGAGCAGGATTACATTACAAGGATATTGCTTGGAATATCAGTTGGAAGCATTATAGGATTGCCTATTACAACTGGCCTTGGTACAATATTTGGCTATCAAGTGGCTATGACTTGGATCTTTTTAATAAATTTCATAACATTGATTCTTATAATCATATTCTTCCCAAGAATTGAAGGAAAATCCAAATCATATGAAATGCCATTTTCAAGCCTAAAGACAAAGGAATTCATTCTTGCAACAGTTGGAATAATAATGATGCCTATAGGTGCAAGCATAGTCTACAATTACCAGCCATTATTTTTACAGGTAGTAAGTCATATTTACACCTATAAGTTAAGCATATTCCTCTTTATCTACGGATTGTTTTCAATATTCGGCACTTGGCTTGGTGGAAAGCTAATAGCAAAAAGAGACAAGGCAACACTCATCATCTTCCAATTGGTGTGTGGTGGAGTGTTTGTGCTTCTTTACCTATTTGCAAACTACTTGATTCCAGTTATCATATTGATTTTAATATTTGGAGTGCTTGATGGAATGGGATACAATCTTATTCAATATGTTGAAGCATCCGTTCTTCCAGATAGTCCGGAACTTGCAAATGGAATATTCTTAAGCATCTTGAATGGGGGAATAGCATTAGGAATAGCTATAGGCGGATTTTTAGTGGATGGCCTTGGAATAATGTCAATCTTCATTTTTGGAGCATTATTCCTTCTCCTTGCATTAATCATGATGGTTTATGTTATCAAGATTATGAAAATCCCTTTAAAATATTCCAGACAATAGAATAAAAATAGATAAATGGAATTAATAGATTAGTAAGAAAAAAAGTAGATTGCAAATAGTTAAAACGCTTAAAAAAAAAAAAAAAAAAGGAAAAAATTCCCCTAATAAGATTCTTGAATTAGATCATTAATTGTTTTCGAAACTATCAATTTTATCAAATGCGCTACCTAAAGTTAAGAAAAGAATTCCTCTAACTATTAAACATACACCAATTAAAATTACAATGAATAATGGATTGTTAATTGATAAAATACCCATTATGAAGAAAATGATACCGAAAATCAATATCAATGCGGAAGCCCATTTTGAAGTTCCTTCACCGTTAATGATTCCAAGAATACCAATGATAATCAATATTATAGCAATTAAATAAAATGTGTATGAGGTAAGGAAAGCTAATGGAGCTAAATCAACAAAGAACAAGAATCCTAATAAGATCAATAAGAATCCCATTATCAATTCAAGAATTGATTTGCCAGTTGACAAACTCCATAATGTGAATGCATTGAACATTACTACTAAACCAAAGGATATTAAAGTTACACCCGCCATTATAGACACTACCCCAGCACTTACTAATGGGTAAGCTATAAATAGCACCCCTAAAATAATTAATAAAATTCCAAGTATTTTTGTATAATTCATTAAATCGCCAATTTAAATATTTATATGAAATGATATTTATATTTTTTTTAAAAAATACCCCTAAAATACCCTTAAATTGAAAAATAAGTATAAAGAATCAGTGAAAAATTTTTTACATGAAATTGTTAATAAATTTCATGAAAAAAAATGACAAAACCAATTAATTTAAGAAAAACTAATTTTGCTTGATGAACTCTTCAGGATCCTTAAATAAGTCAAAGTCTTGAACATACTCTTTTCCAGTGAGCATTGCAATCTCTGCCTTTTCCAATTCCTTACCAAGATAGGCTGCATGATCCAATCTGGTTACAAGACCTTTTTCAATGATCTCTTCATAGATTTCACTGGCTCTTTTTCCTTCAAAGCTTATAGTTGGCTTTGTTTTCTTAAAGTGAGTTGCTACAATATATGAATCCTTAACGCTTATTGCATGTTCCACTCTGATTTTAAAGCTTCCTGCCTTATCCCTAACGAACTTGATAGGTGCATCCTGCTTGACTATAGGAACATTGTCATCCTGCTTCAAGTCAAACCTTTTCTTCTTGTCCTTGAACACAAGAAGGTCAACACCTAAATCCTTAGGAATGGATTGTCTGTTTTTAGCCAAGAACATCATTTTAGATGCAATTGCCAATTCCCTTACACTTCCATGAGTCTTACCGCTTTCCTCTGGAGTGAAAAGTATGCTTGCACCAAGCTCCATAGCAATTCCTGCAAGAACTGCATTTGCACCTACAGAATCCGCATCCATAAGTTCAATCACATTTCCTATACCAAAGAACATTGGCTTCTTGTCTATTTCATGAAAATCATGGAATGCAATGATTGAATCTACAATGCTTGCACTGTTAACAGGGTCTAAAATCAAGTCACAAACAACTTCAAGACCATCACAAGCTTCAACAAGCTTTTGCATAGATGCCACCCTATCTTCAGGAGTGTGAGGCACATAACCTTCACTGAAATTAGTTGGCAATAAAACTGCAGGAACATTCTTTTCCTTTAATAAAGGTAAGACTTCCTCATAATTACCATTGTCTAAACTTAAAACCATATCAATACCATGGTTTACAGCTGCTTCAATCTCCTTTGGATTCAATGTGTCAATACTTAATGGCCTATCACCTACGATTGGTCTTAATGTATCAATCAAATCAGGTATCTCATCAGACCTGTCTTCACCTGCAATCATACCAATGTCTATCATATCAGAGCCAGAAGCAACAAAGAATTCTGCCTTTTTAATCAAGTCTTCCTTTGATAATATAGGAGCACTTGCAATCTCAGACAAGACTCTCATTGGGAAATCCTCACCAACAGGAAGGTTCCTAACAAGAATGTTGTTTTCCTTCTTGAGCAATTCATCTCTTTTTTCCATATCGTTTTCAAAGTCTTCGATGAATTTCAATGCTTGCTTCTTCTTCTCCTCAATGATTAACTTATCTGCAGGTGTAGACTGTGATAACTCTAAATCATCGACAAGGTCTAAAACCATAGCTAAGTCTGCTGCATCAGTTGATGCCTTATAACAAGGAATATTAAATTCTTCTGCAATGAGGAATGTATCTTTTCTTATTAAACCTGGAACTAATATTAAATCAATATCATCCAATCTATCTTCAAAATGCTCATGGATTTCTTTGATTATTTGAGTTGGAGTCAAGAAAGCAGCTACTTGTGTCTCTGCTATATGCACCACCGTTTCCTTTTTTGATTTTTCAGCCATTTGACTTACCAAAGGATAAGCCAAGTGTCCAGTTATAATAAGTATCATAAAATTCCCCATTTTTAAGAATTATTCAAAAATAAATATAAACAAAATTTTTCTATAAACTTCAATTATCTTCTAAACGAGCTGTTGCATGTCTGTCTGCCCAACATTGAATTACTACACCAACTGGAAGCCCTGCAGTGTGAGTGTCCATCTTTAAGATCTTTACATCAAGTGCAGTTGTTCTTCCTCCAAGACCCATTGGCCCTTTACCATCCTTGTTGATTCTTTCAAGGCATTCAAGTTCCATTTCAGCTATTGTTGGGTCCGGATTACGCTCTCCCACCTTTCCAAGAAGTGCTTTCTTACCTAATTTCAATGCCATGTCAGAACTTCCACCGATTCCAACACCTACAACAATAGGAGGGCATGGCTTTCCACCTGCCTTAAGAGCGGTTTCAACAACAAAATCCTTCACTCCTTCGATTCCTTCTGCAGGAAGTGCCATCTTAAGTGCATTGTTGTTTTCAGACCCAAATCCTTTAGGCATGATAGTGAATTCAACATAATCTTCATCAATAAGTTCAATGTCTACAATAGGCACTTTGTCTCCCACATTGCCTGAGTTCTTTCTTGTAATTGGATCAACCACATTTGGTCGAAGTGGAACTTCTGAAGTCGCTTTTGCAACTCCTTTCTTGATTCCTTCATAAAGATTTTCAACATGAACCTTACCAAGCTTGACAAAAATGATAGGGAGACCTGTATCTTGGCACATTGGAATTGACTTTTCTTCTGCAAGTTCAATATTCTTTAAGATAGCTTCAATATTTAGCTTACCTAAGTCACTATCCTCTCGTTTAAGAGCATCTTCAAGTGCGCATTTGACATCGTCGCCAAGAACGATAGCAGCCTGTTTGTATAATTGATAAATAGTATTTTCAATTTGTTTTTCTGTTATCATAAAATCACATAAAACTTAACTATAAAAATATTTAATTTATTTCTTTAAATAATTTTTTAATATTCTTCTTGTTCTTCCTGTATTTTTTCTTGAATTAAATCACATATTTCAGAAAGGTAACTTAAATTGCAATAATATACAACATCCGGACCTGGATCCCTAAAAAATTCTTCTTCCGGAATTTTTCCTTTTTCATATTTTCGTATTTCTCTTATTATCCTATCCCTTTCTTTGATAATTTCTGTTAAATTTGCATGCCTTAAAGATTCTTTTAAGGATTCTGGATCTATCATATAATCACATAAGTTTCTTTATTATGTTATCTCAGTTTCTTTCAAATTTTAAGACGTGAAAACACAATACTATAATTATAGTCTATGTAAAATATTTAATAAATCTTTATATAAAAAATAGAATTTTAAAAAATAATATATGAAAATAGTTTAAAATAAATAAAAAAAGAGAATTTTTAAAGAATAAATCTTTAAAAATTACTTGAGTAAAGTTTGAATTTTCTTAAATCCTTCGGATATTTTATCCTGTTTATCATGAATTATCTTTTCTGTATCATTTGTGAGTGCATGAGTTGGACAAGCTTCAACACATTGTTGAGTGTCATAGCCTTCACAGAGATCACATTTGGTCGCTTGACCTATCTCATTAATGGTGATGGCTCCAATGGGACATACACTGTGACATAATCCACAACCAATACATTTATCTTGCTTTATAGTGATTGCTCCACCTAAAGCTACAATAGCTCCTTTTGGACATACAGCAAGACAAGGTGCTTTTTCAGGACTGCAATGCATACAGAATAAAGGGACACCATCATGAACACGAATTGCATTGTTAGGACAATTACGTTCACAAAGTCCACAATCTACACAAAGTTCTGGGTTAACTTTTAATTCATCCATTTCAACACCTCTATTCTCCATCTAATGGTTTTCTAGCTCTTGTATCAGTTGTAATGACACTGAGAAGACCTTTCTTCTTAGCCGGTTTATCCAAGCCATAGATTTTTTCAATGTGTTCTCTTTGTTTCCTTTTGATGACATTTGCAATGTCATGAACAGCGATTGCTCTTTTGGAACAAGCTTTAACACATGCAGGACCTTCTTCTCTGTCTGCACAATGATTGCACTTATGAGCATTGCCATACTCAATGGAAATTGCACCGAACGGACAAGCCATTGCACAGAAACCACAAGCAATACATTTAGTTACATCTACTCCTAAATTGCTCATTGCACCAGTTGGACAAATGATCTCACACGGAGCATCCTCACATTGCTGACAACGAATAGGGAAATAGGAACCGTCTAATTCATGAATAGTGATTCTAGGAACTCCATGGACTCCTTCACATGCTTTTTCGCAATCCTGGCATCCATCACATAATTCATTATCTACTATTAATTTCTCCAATAGAGACCCTCCTTAGATACCTAATTCTTCACATTGATTGTCAACGAATTCTTGGATTTCATTAATTTGTTCTTCTTTAAGATGTCTGAATCTTTTTTGAGCAGATAAGTATTCCACTACAGGTTTTCTTTCTTGAGGTCTGTAAGTTACTCTGAATTCACCGTTTTCAATTTCAAATAATCCCCATGCACCGGTTTCAACAGCAAGTCTACCTAATTGAATGGTCTGTTCAGGTTTGAATCCCCAACCGGTAGTACATGGTTGATGTAAGTGAATGTAAGCAGGACCTTTGGTTTCAGCTGCCTTTTTAACCTTTTTCATAAAGTCTTCAGGATATGAAATTGATGCTGTAGCCACATATGGAATTCCATGAGCTGCCATAATGAAAGCCATGTTTTTCTTAGGCTTGTCTTCACCAAAGCTTAAATTACCTGCTGGTGAAGTGGTGGTTGAAGCACCATAAGGGGTAGCTCCACTTCTTTGAATACCAGTGTTCATGTAAGCTTCGTTATCGTAACAGATATAAGTTATGTCGTGACCTCTTTCCATTGCACCGGATAATGATTGGATACCGATATCAGCAGTACCACCGTCACCACCGAAAGCAACAACATTAACATCTTCTTTACCTTGAGCTTTTAATGCTCTTTCTACACCGGAAGCCACTGCACCTGCGTTTTCAAAAGCAACATGAATCCATGGGACTTCCCATGCGGTTTCAGGATAAGGGGATGTCATAACATCCAAACAACCAGTCGCACAGGCAACTACAGTGTTTCTGCCTAATGCCTTAAGAGCAAGCCTTACAGCAATAGCTGCTCCGCAACCAGCACAACCTCTGTGACCTGGT of Methanobrevibacter ruminantium contains these proteins:
- a CDS encoding dihydropteroate synthase-like protein; translation: MILIITGHLAYPLVSQMAEKSKKETVVHIAETQVAAFLTPTQIIKEIHEHFEDRLDDIDLILVPGLIRKDTFLIAEEFNIPCYKASTDAADLAMVLDLVDDLELSQSTPADKLIIEEKKKQALKFIEDFENDMEKRDELLKKENNILVRNLPVGEDFPMRVLSEIASAPILSKEDLIKKAEFFVASGSDMIDIGMIAGEDRSDEIPDLIDTLRPIVGDRPLSIDTLNPKEIEAAVNHGIDMVLSLDNGNYEEVLPLLKEKNVPAVLLPTNFSEGYVPHTPEDRVASMQKLVEACDGLEVVCDLILDPVNSASIVDSIIAFHDFHEIDKKPMFFGIGNVIELMDADSVGANAVLAGIAMELGASILFTPEESGKTHGSVRELAIASKMMFLAKNRQSIPKDLGVDLLVFKDKKKRFDLKQDDNVPIVKQDAPIKFVRDKAGSFKIRVEHAISVKDSYIVATHFKKTKPTISFEGKRASEIYEEIIEKGLVTRLDHAAYLGKELEKAEIAMLTGKEYVQDFDLFKDPEEFIKQN
- a CDS encoding fumarate hydratase, translating into MITEKQIENTIYQLYKQAAIVLGDDVKCALEDALKREDSDLGKLNIEAILKNIELAEEKSIPMCQDTGLPIIFVKLGKVHVENLYEGIKKGVAKATSEVPLRPNVVDPITRKNSGNVGDKVPIVDIELIDEDYVEFTIMPKGFGSENNNALKMALPAEGIEGVKDFVVETALKAGGKPCPPIVVGVGIGGSSDMALKLGKKALLGKVGERNPDPTIAEMELECLERINKDGKGPMGLGGRTTALDVKILKMDTHTAGLPVGVVIQCWADRHATARLEDN
- a CDS encoding 4Fe-4S dicluster domain-containing protein; the encoded protein is MDELKVNPELCVDCGLCERNCPNNAIRVHDGVPLFCMHCSPEKAPCLAVCPKGAIVALGGAITIKQDKCIGCGLCHSVCPIGAITINEIGQATKCDLCEGYDTQQCVEACPTHALTNDTEKIIHDKQDKISEGFKKIQTLLK
- a CDS encoding 4Fe-4S dicluster domain-containing protein, encoding MEKLIVDNELCDGCQDCEKACEGVHGVPRITIHELDGSYFPIRCQQCEDAPCEIICPTGAMSNLGVDVTKCIACGFCAMACPFGAISIEYGNAHKCNHCADREEGPACVKACSKRAIAVHDIANVIKRKQREHIEKIYGLDKPAKKKGLLSVITTDTRARKPLDGE
- the porB gene encoding pyruvate synthase subunit PorB — encoded protein: MEFPEEELLAPGHRGCAGCGAAIAVRLALKALGRNTVVACATGCLDVMTSPYPETAWEVPWIHVAFENAGAVASGVERALKAQGKEDVNVVAFGGDGGTADIGIQSLSGAMERGHDITYICYDNEAYMNTGIQRSGATPYGASTTTSPAGNLSFGEDKPKKNMAFIMAAHGIPYVATASISYPEDFMKKVKKAAETKGPAYIHLHQPCTTGWGFKPEQTIQLGRLAVETGAWGLFEIENGEFRVTYRPQERKPVVEYLSAQKRFRHLKEEQINEIQEFVDNQCEELGI